The genomic segment ATAAATCCGGGTAGCTTGCCCGAATCGGCGCTCCACGTTCAAATCGTTTACACCCACAAAGTAATGAAAGGCCTTGTCAATACAGGCTTTCCGATCGTTAGCTATCAAATCTGTCGGACACTACTGATGATAAAGTATGTTTTATGAGTAATGTGGAACGCATCACCATTACCTTGACTGCCGATATGGCCGCAGCGGTGCACGCCGCTGTGAGCGGTGGCGAGGATGCCTCAAGCAGCGAAATTGTCCGCGAGGCCTTGCGTGACTGGAGACACCGGCGTGTCTTGCGGGAACGCGAACGTGCTGAACTGCGCACGGATATTCAGCACGGTCTGGAGGACATTGAGGCCGGACGGGTCAGAGATGTTGATCCCGCGCGAATCATCGAGAGAGGGGTCGCAAATTCGCAAATTAGCGGGAAGCGAAGCCTCCGCGGCCTGGCCGAAGACGATCTTGCCGAGATCTGGGCCTTTATCGCCGCCGACAATCCCAAGGCGGCAGGCGCGTTTCCGCGAACGCTTCGAGCCCCTCCTTTCCCATCCCGAGCTCGTCCCGGCCCGTGATGACCTGGCCCCCGGCCTGCGCGTCCCCTTTTTCAGGGACTACGCTTTTTATTACCGCTATACCGACACCGAAATCATTATTGTGCGCGTTCTGCACGGCGCCCGCGATGCAAGAGCGCTTCTCGGCAGCGATGAGTAATTCCATGCATCCGCCAGAAGGTCCGCCGGTTGCCCCTTGATGTCGGTGCCTGGATCTGAGAAGGTCGCTTCGTCAAGTCCTGCGGGCCTTCGGGTTTGCGGGACTTGGCGTTTCTGGGGTTGCAACCCCCACCGACCCTAGAGCCGAGCGCACTGATCTTCCTTGTTGCCCTCGACCCTGTTGCGGCCTCCCGTGGGACGACGCCGATTCTCCTTGCACTGGAGATTGCCGTCGATCCTGTTCCGGCTGACCCGGATCGCGCCTCGATTCTCGAAGTACTGGACATCGCCGTTGACGGCGTTCCGGGTCAAGGTCGAACTGCGGCCTTGGACGATCTGGACGCTCCCGCCGATCCTCGAGAGCACGACGCGGACATGCCGGCCGCCCTCCGCCTGAACGTTGCCGACAACGCGGATGCGCGAGGCCCTGAGCGTCGCTGCCCGTTGGACCTTGATCGTGCCCTTGACCCGAGTCCTGTTCAGTGTGCACGTCGCACGGGGCGGGACACGCAGGTTGTCGACCGTGGCCGCGCCGATGCTTCCGCGGCAGGTGCGCTCCTCCGAGGATGCCGGGACGGCTGTAACGGCGGCAAGGATTGAAACTGCCATTGCGGCCAAACCGAGCTTCGTGGTCATACGGATCGCGCATAGGACGTATAAACCGGCGCGTAGGAAGTATAATCCGCCCTTCGGGAGAATCAATGGGTAAGAACCAGGCATCCGTGCCGAGGGGTGAGGAGAAGAGCCTCATCGCCTCGTTAGGTTGAGGTGCCGTGCTCGAGGTCGCGTACCAACGGGCCGTGGGCTTCCTAGCGGGAGCCGGGTGCTCAGGACCAGAGTACGCCTACGATGGCACCGGCCAATAACGTCGTCAGCGTCCCGGAGAGGATGACTTGGGACCGAGGGCGATGATCTCGGCGCGCCGCTCCGGGACCATGGTGCCGAGACCGCCGATCAGGATCCCGAGGCTCCCGAGGTTCGCGAACCCGCACAGGGCATAGGTCATGATCACCGTGCTGCGCTCGCTCAACGCATCCTTCGGTAAGCGCGCGAGGTCGAGATAGGCGACCAGCTCGTTCAGCACCGTCTTGGTCCCCGTGAGGGCACCGGCGGTCCTGGACCTCGCCCCAGGGGATCGGCCACACCAGAGGGGCCATGAGCGTCCCGAGCAGGCGTCGTAAGGTCACGGGCTCGCCGCCGATGTTGGGCAGGACGTCGAGGATGCCGTCCGCGAGGCTCACCATCGCCACGCGACCAAGAGGGCGACGATGTTGATCAAAAGGGCGATGCCGGCGAGCGTGCCGCTGGTGATGGCGTCGATGCTGGAACGTGCGGTCTGTGCCGGCTCGAGCTCGCCCGCGGTGGCTGGCCCCAAGGAAGGCACCATGACGGCGGCGATGAGGAGCGCACCCGGGGTGTTGATGAGCGAGGCGGTCAGGATGTGGCCCATGGCCTCGGGGACCACCTCCCCCAGGATGCTCGCATAGAGGA from the Pseudomonadota bacterium genome contains:
- a CDS encoding ribbon-helix-helix protein, CopG family, with amino-acid sequence MSNVERITITLTADMAAAVHAAVSGGEDASSSEIVREALRDWRHRRVLRERERAELRTDIQHGLEDIEAGRVRDVDPARIIERGVANSQISGKRSLRGLAEDDLAEIWAFIAADNPKAAGAFPRTLRAPPFPSRARPGP
- a CDS encoding type II toxin-antitoxin system RelE/ParE family toxin, producing MPRSGPLSPPTIPRRQARFRERFEPLLSHPELVPARDDLAPGLRVPFFRDYAFYYRYTDTEIIIVRVLHGARDARALLGSDE